One window from the genome of Fulvivirga lutea encodes:
- a CDS encoding mechanosensitive ion channel domain-containing protein, with amino-acid sequence MTYIIDHKEQIIESLILVLLYFVLRLVSNKIINSVGLKFAYPRVRVQMLSKIINSILFYITAGIVLFIWGVDQNKIVYYTTSLLAIIGIAFFAQWSIISNITSTIIVYFSHPVKVGDTISVLDKDYHISGRIMDISIFFLTIKTIDGEEITMPSNIFMQKMIKKDRTAINKGDK; translated from the coding sequence ATGACCTATATAATTGATCATAAAGAACAGATAATTGAAAGCCTCATTCTTGTATTATTATACTTTGTATTACGCTTAGTTAGCAATAAAATAATTAATAGCGTAGGACTAAAATTTGCCTATCCGCGTGTTCGTGTTCAAATGCTGAGCAAAATCATCAACTCTATTTTATTTTACATTACTGCAGGAATTGTCCTTTTCATTTGGGGTGTAGATCAGAACAAAATAGTTTATTATACCACATCATTGTTAGCAATTATTGGTATTGCCTTTTTTGCCCAATGGTCTATCATTTCTAATATTACTTCAACAATAATTGTTTATTTCAGTCACCCTGTAAAAGTGGGTGATACAATATCCGTTTTGGATAAGGACTATCATATATCCGGTAGAATTATGGATATAAGCATTTTCTTTTTAACAATAAAAACGATAGATGGTGAGGAAATAACTATGCCTAGTAACATATTTATGCAGAAGATGATTAAAAAAGATCGCACGGCAATAAACAAGGGTGATAAATAA
- the rpsO gene encoding 30S ribosomal protein S15, translating to MYLSKENKEKVFENHGRLKSKSDTGSPESQIALFTHRITHLTNHMKSNKKDYSTQQGLLRLVGKRRKLLNYLHKTDIERYRAIIAELNLRK from the coding sequence ATGTATTTATCTAAAGAGAACAAAGAAAAGGTTTTCGAGAATCATGGTCGGTTAAAGTCTAAGAGTGATACTGGTTCACCAGAATCGCAAATAGCACTTTTTACCCACCGTATCACTCACCTTACAAACCACATGAAATCTAATAAAAAAGACTACTCTACACAGCAGGGTCTTTTAAGATTGGTTGGTAAGAGAAGAAAATTGCTCAACTATCTTCACAAAACTGATATCGAAAGATACAGAGCTATAATAGCTGAATTGAACTTGAGAAAATAA
- the pnp gene encoding polyribonucleotide nucleotidyltransferase translates to MQIINKTINLPDGRTITIETGKLAKQADGSVVVRMGNTMLLATVVANKEAKEGVDFLPLSVDYQEKFASTGKIPGGFLKRESRLSDYEILISRLVDRAIRPMFPDDYHADIQIMISLISGDEDSLPDSLAALAASSALAVSDIPFNGPISEVRVARVNGEWLVNPTKSQKEDADMDLIVAASIDNILMVEGEMKEASEDDMLEAIKIAHDAIKEQCKVQIELEKEAGKTEKREYSHETNDEELEKRMNSELYDKVYAVAAKQITDKSIRSESFSKIKEEFVESLGEEHEYDSTLISKYYKSIQKKACRDLVLNEKKRLDGRKMNEIRPIWSEVDYLPSAHGSSVFTRGETQSLSTVTLGTKLDEQLIDGAMYSGTNKFMLHYNFPGFSTGEVRPNRGPGRREVGHGNLAWRALKDMLPEENPYTIRIVSDILESNGSSSMATVCAGSLALMDAGIQIKAPVSGIAMGMISDGKNHAILSDILGDEDHLGDMDFKVTGTEKGITATQMDIKVDGLSYEVLKEALEQAKEGRLHILNEMKKTIAAPKADLKPNAPRSVKLTIDKDLIGAVIGPGGKIIQQIQKDTGATVVIEEVDNHGEVSIFAVDQESMDGALAKIKAIVAQPEVGEVYDGVVKSIMPFGAFVEFMPGKDGLLHISEIKWERVEKMDGVMEVGENVKVKLIEIDKKTGKFRLSRKVLLPKPEKKEETASKE, encoded by the coding sequence ATGCAGATTATTAACAAAACAATTAACCTACCTGATGGGAGAACCATCACCATTGAAACTGGTAAGTTAGCTAAGCAAGCTGACGGTTCAGTTGTAGTAAGAATGGGTAATACCATGCTTCTTGCAACAGTGGTGGCCAACAAAGAGGCCAAAGAAGGTGTGGATTTTTTACCTCTATCAGTAGATTACCAAGAGAAGTTTGCTTCAACTGGTAAAATCCCTGGAGGATTTCTTAAGAGAGAGAGTAGATTATCTGATTATGAAATTTTAATTAGCCGATTGGTTGACAGAGCTATCAGACCAATGTTTCCAGATGATTATCATGCTGACATTCAGATCATGATTTCATTAATTTCAGGAGACGAAGATTCTCTTCCCGATTCGTTAGCGGCATTAGCTGCTTCTTCTGCGCTTGCAGTTTCAGATATTCCGTTCAACGGACCTATTTCTGAAGTACGTGTAGCTAGAGTCAATGGAGAGTGGTTAGTTAATCCAACAAAGTCTCAAAAGGAAGATGCCGATATGGATTTGATCGTTGCTGCCAGCATCGATAATATCTTGATGGTAGAAGGTGAGATGAAAGAAGCTTCTGAAGATGATATGCTAGAGGCTATCAAAATAGCTCATGATGCAATCAAAGAACAATGCAAAGTTCAAATTGAACTTGAAAAAGAAGCTGGAAAAACAGAAAAGAGAGAGTATTCTCATGAAACTAATGATGAGGAACTTGAAAAAAGAATGAACTCTGAGCTATATGACAAGGTTTATGCTGTAGCTGCAAAACAGATAACTGATAAATCAATCAGATCAGAATCATTCTCAAAAATAAAAGAAGAGTTTGTAGAAAGCTTAGGTGAAGAACATGAATATGATTCTACCCTGATTTCGAAATACTATAAATCTATACAGAAGAAAGCTTGTAGAGACCTAGTATTGAACGAGAAGAAAAGATTAGATGGTAGAAAAATGAACGAAATCAGACCTATCTGGTCAGAAGTTGATTATTTGCCAAGCGCACACGGTTCTTCTGTATTTACAAGAGGTGAAACACAATCTTTAAGTACTGTTACATTAGGTACTAAGCTTGATGAGCAACTTATTGATGGAGCCATGTACTCTGGCACTAACAAATTCATGCTTCATTATAACTTCCCTGGTTTCTCAACTGGTGAAGTAAGACCAAACAGAGGACCAGGTAGAAGAGAAGTTGGTCATGGTAATTTAGCTTGGAGAGCGTTAAAAGATATGCTTCCTGAAGAAAATCCATATACAATCAGAATTGTTTCTGATATCTTGGAATCTAATGGTTCTTCATCAATGGCCACTGTGTGTGCTGGTTCATTAGCATTGATGGATGCGGGTATTCAAATAAAAGCTCCTGTATCAGGTATTGCAATGGGTATGATCTCTGATGGTAAAAACCATGCAATTCTATCTGATATTTTAGGTGATGAAGATCACCTGGGTGATATGGACTTTAAAGTTACAGGTACTGAGAAAGGTATTACTGCTACTCAAATGGATATTAAAGTAGATGGTTTATCATACGAAGTATTAAAAGAGGCATTAGAGCAAGCTAAAGAAGGCAGACTTCACATATTGAATGAAATGAAGAAAACCATTGCCGCGCCTAAAGCTGATCTTAAGCCTAATGCTCCAAGATCTGTAAAGTTGACTATTGATAAGGATCTTATTGGTGCAGTTATCGGACCTGGTGGAAAAATTATCCAGCAGATACAGAAAGATACTGGTGCAACTGTAGTTATCGAAGAAGTTGATAACCATGGTGAGGTAAGCATTTTTGCTGTTGATCAGGAATCTATGGACGGTGCATTAGCCAAAATAAAAGCTATCGTAGCTCAGCCAGAAGTTGGTGAAGTGTATGATGGTGTTGTAAAATCAATTATGCCTTTTGGTGCATTTGTTGAGTTTATGCCAGGTAAAGATGGTCTTCTACATATCTCCGAAATTAAGTGGGAACGTGTTGAGAAAATGGATGGCGTAATGGAAGTTGGAGAGAATGTGAAGGTGAAGTTGATAGAAATCGATAAAAAAACTGGCAAATTCCGTCTTTCACGAAAGGTATTATTGCCAAAACCTGAAAAGAAAGAAGAAACAGCAAGTAAGGAATAA
- a CDS encoding sigma-70 family RNA polymerase sigma factor produces MRQLKISKQITNRESQSLDKYLQEIGKVDLLTPDEEVELAQRIREGDQLALEKLTKANLRFVVSVAKQYQNQGLSLGDLINEGNLGLIKAAQRFDETRGFKFISYAVWWIRQSILQALAEQSRIVRLPLNRVGSLNKISKTFSELEQKFEREPSPDELAEVLEVTTAEVVDTMKISGRHVSMDAPFVQGEENSLLDVLENDLEETPDSELMSDSLRREVQRALSTLTQRESDVIAYYFGLNGEHSMTLEEIGEKFALTRERVRQIKEKAIRRLRHTSRSRALKPYLG; encoded by the coding sequence ATGAGGCAACTTAAGATTAGTAAACAGATAACTAACCGAGAGAGCCAATCTCTCGATAAATATCTGCAGGAGATAGGGAAAGTAGACCTGCTCACTCCCGATGAAGAGGTAGAATTAGCGCAAAGGATAAGGGAGGGCGATCAGCTTGCTCTTGAAAAACTTACGAAAGCTAATCTTAGATTTGTAGTTTCAGTAGCAAAACAATACCAAAACCAGGGGTTGTCTTTAGGTGATTTAATCAATGAAGGCAACCTCGGTTTGATTAAGGCCGCTCAGAGATTCGATGAAACACGTGGTTTTAAGTTCATTTCATATGCCGTTTGGTGGATTCGCCAGTCTATTTTACAAGCATTGGCAGAGCAGTCGAGAATTGTGAGACTACCACTGAATAGAGTAGGGTCACTCAATAAGATTTCAAAAACATTTTCTGAATTAGAGCAAAAGTTTGAGCGTGAGCCCTCACCAGATGAGTTGGCTGAAGTTTTGGAAGTAACAACAGCAGAAGTTGTTGACACAATGAAAATTTCAGGTAGGCATGTTTCCATGGATGCGCCATTTGTACAAGGTGAGGAGAATAGCCTGTTAGATGTATTGGAGAATGATTTGGAAGAAACACCTGATTCTGAATTAATGTCTGACTCACTACGAAGAGAAGTGCAGCGTGCACTTTCAACCTTAACTCAACGAGAATCTGATGTGATTGCCTATTATTTTGGCTTAAATGGCGAACATTCGATGACCCTGGAGGAGATAGGTGAAAAATTTGCTTTAACTCGCGAAAGAGTACGTCAGATAAAGGAAAAAGCTATAAGAAGGTTGAGACATACTTCAAGAAGCAGAGCTTTAAAGCCTTATTTAGGATAA
- a CDS encoding START-like domain-containing protein, with product MSKFLYTGDFEINASKPMLYPYLNSASGLAQWFADDVTIDEDKVYNFIWDDEDHKAKMVSHRTNHYVKFEFLPETPEDEEDPAYFEIRLELNEITQSVFIKITDYSEMEDVEELTDLWQGLIDNLKETVGG from the coding sequence ATGAGTAAGTTTTTATATACTGGTGATTTTGAGATCAATGCATCCAAACCGATGCTGTATCCATACCTAAATTCAGCAAGTGGTTTAGCCCAATGGTTTGCAGATGATGTAACCATCGATGAAGATAAAGTATACAACTTTATTTGGGATGATGAAGACCACAAAGCCAAAATGGTTTCGCACAGAACGAATCACTACGTTAAGTTCGAGTTTCTTCCAGAGACTCCTGAAGATGAAGAAGACCCTGCTTACTTTGAAATAAGATTGGAATTGAATGAAATAACGCAATCCGTTTTTATTAAAATCACCGATTATTCTGAGATGGAAGATGTAGAAGAGTTGACTGATTTATGGCAGGGACTCATCGATAATTTAAAAGAAACCGTAGGCGGTTAA
- a CDS encoding penicillin-binding protein activator LpoB — MMKKIALVLLVGAAIFTGCSSSKTVTRVDSDSQIDLSGRWNDTDSRLVAEEMVRDGLSRVWVTDFVEENGKKPTVIVGIIRNKTSEHISTETFTNDIEREFINSGKVRVVQGGEEREELRKERADQQEFASAATTKRWGMERGADFILQGTVSSVTDSNGKQSLLFYQTDLELTHLETNEKVWIGSKKIKKVIN; from the coding sequence ATGATGAAAAAAATAGCTTTAGTATTACTAGTAGGGGCAGCCATTTTCACAGGATGTTCTTCTTCAAAAACAGTTACCAGAGTTGATTCCGACTCACAAATAGACCTTAGTGGCAGATGGAATGACACCGATAGCAGGCTTGTAGCCGAAGAAATGGTTCGTGACGGTTTGAGCAGGGTATGGGTAACTGACTTCGTGGAAGAAAATGGAAAGAAGCCTACTGTAATTGTGGGTATTATTAGAAATAAGACCAGTGAGCATATTAGTACAGAAACTTTTACTAATGATATTGAAAGAGAGTTTATCAATTCTGGAAAGGTAAGAGTCGTGCAAGGTGGTGAAGAAAGAGAAGAGCTAAGAAAAGAAAGAGCAGACCAGCAGGAATTTGCTTCTGCAGCTACTACCAAAAGATGGGGTATGGAGCGCGGTGCCGATTTTATTCTTCAAGGTACTGTAAGCTCTGTAACCGATTCTAATGGGAAACAGTCATTATTGTTCTATCAAACTGATTTGGAACTTACACACTTAGAGACTAATGAAAAAGTTTGGATAGGATCTAAGAAAATTAAGAAAGTCATTAACTAA
- a CDS encoding MFS transporter yields the protein MIEKKLLKKYFTITALILAGEVIFLLPFVVTRIYRPTFLAVFDINNFELGSAFSVYGITAMISYFLGGPIADRFESRKLISFSLVVTSLAGFIMAKIPSLLTLTILYGFWGVTTILLFWAAFTKATRVWGGIEDQGKAFGLVDGGRGLVAALLASLSVIMIDFFIPESIAEPSVQVLSNALSNVIYAFSLFTLCTAIITWLAIPKYETATIKSTKIDLEGLRYCLRKKSVWIQSGILLCAYVAYKCTDDFSLFAYDVLHYDDVSSAHIATIAFWMRPVAALGAGLLGDKYLHSKIVSVCFMIIIAGGLTIYSGLINENNGVQAVITIAAISAGIFGLRGLYYALFKESDIPLKYTGSAVGVVSVIGFTPDVFFGPLMGYLLDEFPGSRGHEYLFGLLAIIGMIGIIASYFFTQIKNNISNSYE from the coding sequence TTGATTGAAAAAAAATTACTTAAGAAGTACTTTACCATCACGGCTCTAATATTGGCTGGTGAGGTGATATTTCTGTTACCCTTTGTTGTCACTCGAATATACAGACCTACATTCCTTGCAGTTTTTGATATCAATAACTTTGAATTAGGGTCTGCCTTTTCAGTATATGGAATTACTGCCATGATTTCTTATTTCCTGGGAGGACCAATTGCCGATCGATTTGAGTCCAGGAAACTTATTTCATTTTCATTGGTAGTTACTTCATTAGCTGGATTTATCATGGCCAAAATACCCTCATTACTCACTCTAACTATCTTATACGGCTTTTGGGGAGTAACCACTATTCTTTTGTTTTGGGCAGCATTTACAAAGGCTACACGCGTTTGGGGTGGTATTGAAGATCAGGGAAAGGCTTTTGGATTAGTTGATGGAGGTAGGGGGTTGGTTGCGGCTTTGCTAGCATCACTTTCAGTTATTATGATAGATTTCTTTATTCCGGAAAGTATTGCCGAACCATCTGTACAAGTTCTTTCAAACGCCCTTAGTAATGTTATATATGCTTTTTCCTTATTCACACTTTGCACTGCTATTATTACCTGGTTGGCAATTCCTAAGTATGAAACTGCAACTATCAAATCAACCAAGATTGATTTAGAAGGCCTTCGCTATTGTCTACGAAAAAAATCAGTATGGATTCAATCTGGAATTTTGTTGTGCGCCTATGTGGCCTATAAATGCACCGATGATTTCTCACTTTTTGCGTATGATGTACTTCATTATGATGATGTTAGCTCTGCACACATTGCCACTATCGCATTTTGGATGAGGCCAGTAGCTGCATTAGGGGCTGGTTTACTTGGCGATAAGTATCTCCATTCGAAAATAGTATCAGTCTGCTTTATGATAATTATTGCAGGTGGCTTAACCATTTACAGCGGGCTAATCAATGAAAATAATGGAGTACAAGCAGTTATTACTATTGCAGCGATAAGTGCCGGAATATTTGGGTTACGCGGCTTGTATTATGCGCTCTTTAAAGAATCGGATATTCCATTAAAGTATACAGGTAGCGCGGTAGGAGTGGTCTCTGTCATTGGTTTTACACCTGATGTTTTTTTTGGTCCTCTCATGGGCTATTTGCTAGATGAGTTTCCAGGTTCAAGGGGTCATGAATATTTATTTGGCCTGCTGGCAATAATAGGAATGATTGGTATTATTGCTTCTTATTTTTTTACTCAGATAAAAAATAATATTTCCAATAGTTACGAATGA
- the trxB gene encoding thioredoxin-disulfide reductase yields the protein MTQEKVKVLIIGSGPAGYTAAIYASRAGLNPVLVTGGEPGGQLTTTNDVENYPGYPEGVNGPQMMMDFQKQAERFGTDVRYGMVTSVDFSSYPHKAVVDEKHEITAEAVIISTGASAKYLGLESEKKYANKGVSACAVCDGFFYKGKPVALVGGGDTAAEEATYLANICPKVYMIVRRDELRASKIMQERVMNTPNIEVLWNTETEEVLGDGEAVTGVRVFNNKTGEKKDLEIDGFFVAIGHKPNTDIFKEYLDMDETGYLKVVPGTSKTKIEGVFVTGDAADKVYRQAVTAAGMGCMGALDAERFLQAKEFETA from the coding sequence ATGACTCAAGAAAAAGTAAAAGTATTAATTATAGGATCTGGGCCTGCAGGCTATACTGCAGCTATTTATGCATCTAGAGCCGGACTTAACCCGGTATTAGTAACAGGTGGCGAGCCAGGTGGACAATTAACCACTACTAATGATGTAGAAAACTATCCTGGTTATCCTGAGGGTGTTAATGGTCCGCAAATGATGATGGACTTCCAAAAGCAAGCAGAGCGTTTTGGTACGGATGTTCGTTATGGAATGGTAACTTCTGTTGATTTTTCTTCATACCCTCATAAAGCGGTAGTTGATGAGAAACATGAGATAACTGCCGAAGCTGTGATCATATCTACAGGTGCCAGTGCAAAATATCTAGGTTTAGAATCAGAAAAGAAATATGCGAATAAAGGAGTTTCTGCGTGTGCTGTTTGCGATGGCTTCTTTTACAAAGGTAAGCCAGTTGCATTAGTTGGTGGTGGTGATACTGCGGCTGAAGAAGCTACTTATTTGGCTAATATCTGCCCTAAAGTATATATGATTGTTAGAAGAGATGAATTAAGAGCTTCTAAAATTATGCAGGAACGTGTGATGAACACACCAAATATTGAAGTTTTATGGAATACTGAAACTGAGGAAGTGCTGGGTGATGGTGAGGCCGTAACTGGTGTAAGGGTATTTAATAATAAGACAGGAGAGAAGAAAGATTTAGAAATAGATGGTTTCTTTGTGGCTATTGGGCACAAACCTAATACAGATATTTTTAAAGAATATCTAGATATGGACGAGACTGGTTATTTAAAAGTAGTGCCGGGAACATCTAAAACTAAGATTGAAGGAGTATTTGTAACTGGTGATGCTGCCGATAAAGTATATAGACAAGCTGTAACAGCTGCCGGTATGGGTTGTATGGGTGCTTTGGATGCGGAACGGTTTTTGCAAGCAAAAGAATTTGAAACTGCATAA
- the pgi gene encoding glucose-6-phosphate isomerase has protein sequence MLKDINPTKTQAWKKLKSHFEEVSSTHMKDLFQNDKARFSNFSVLFEDILLDYSKNRIDKNTLPLLVELANECSLKDAIHAMFNGDPINATEKRAVLHTALRNISNNKVLIDGKDVMPDINRVLAQMKSFSEAIISGEWKGYSGKTINTIVNIGIGGSDLGPVMVTEALKPYKIPHIETYFVSNVDGTHISEVLKKVDAETTLFMIASKTFTTQETMTNAHSARDWFLYNGGSESAVKNHFVAISTNASAVAEFGIDTKNMFEFWDWVGGRYSLWSAIGLSIACSIGYDNFEKLLSGAHAMDNHFKEADFKENLPVILALLGVWYNNFFGAESHALLPYDQYMHRFAAYMQQGDMESNGKYVDRGGKKVDYQTGPIIWGEPGTNGQHAFYQLIHQGTKLIPCDFMAPAISHNQLGDHHEKLLANFFAQTEALMNGKTEDEVAAELGGLSIEEADQLKPFKVFEGNRPTNSILFKKLTPETLGSLIAMYEHKIFVQGVIWNIYSFDQWGVELGKQLAKQILPELRSEDEVTTHDSSTNGLINAYKVFRNNLR, from the coding sequence ATGCTTAAAGATATCAATCCTACAAAAACACAGGCCTGGAAAAAGCTGAAATCTCATTTTGAGGAAGTTTCAAGTACTCACATGAAAGATTTATTTCAGAATGATAAAGCGAGGTTTTCTAACTTTTCTGTACTGTTTGAAGATATATTGTTAGACTATTCTAAAAATAGGATTGATAAAAATACGCTTCCATTATTAGTTGAACTGGCCAATGAGTGTAGTTTAAAAGATGCTATCCATGCCATGTTTAATGGTGACCCTATTAATGCCACTGAAAAAAGAGCTGTATTACATACTGCTTTAAGAAACATATCTAACAACAAAGTTTTAATAGATGGCAAAGACGTTATGCCTGACATTAACCGAGTACTTGCGCAGATGAAATCATTTTCAGAAGCAATAATTTCCGGTGAGTGGAAAGGCTATAGTGGAAAAACCATTAACACCATCGTAAATATAGGAATAGGCGGCTCGGACTTAGGTCCTGTAATGGTTACCGAAGCTTTGAAACCATACAAGATTCCACACATAGAAACATATTTTGTATCAAACGTTGATGGTACTCATATCTCTGAAGTTTTGAAAAAAGTGGATGCAGAGACCACATTATTTATGATTGCCTCAAAGACATTTACAACTCAGGAAACAATGACAAATGCCCACAGCGCACGCGACTGGTTTCTGTATAATGGAGGATCTGAGTCTGCCGTAAAAAATCACTTTGTGGCAATTAGCACAAACGCCAGTGCCGTTGCAGAATTTGGTATTGATACTAAAAACATGTTCGAATTCTGGGATTGGGTTGGAGGAAGATATTCATTGTGGTCGGCCATTGGCTTATCGATAGCTTGCAGCATTGGCTATGATAACTTTGAAAAGCTTTTAAGTGGTGCTCATGCAATGGATAACCATTTTAAGGAAGCAGATTTTAAGGAAAATCTACCTGTAATTTTGGCGCTTTTAGGCGTTTGGTATAACAATTTCTTTGGTGCCGAATCTCATGCTCTTTTACCATACGATCAGTATATGCATCGTTTTGCAGCATATATGCAGCAAGGTGATATGGAGAGTAATGGCAAGTATGTAGACAGGGGCGGTAAAAAAGTTGATTACCAAACAGGGCCTATTATTTGGGGAGAACCAGGCACAAATGGTCAGCATGCGTTTTATCAACTGATTCATCAGGGAACCAAACTCATTCCTTGCGATTTTATGGCTCCAGCGATAAGTCATAATCAATTAGGCGATCATCATGAAAAACTTTTGGCCAATTTCTTTGCCCAGACCGAGGCATTAATGAACGGTAAAACAGAAGATGAAGTAGCAGCTGAATTAGGGGGATTATCAATAGAAGAAGCAGATCAATTAAAACCATTTAAAGTCTTTGAAGGCAATAGGCCTACCAATTCTATTCTGTTTAAGAAACTTACCCCCGAAACACTCGGAAGCTTAATTGCCATGTATGAGCACAAAATATTCGTGCAAGGTGTTATCTGGAATATTTATAGTTTTGATCAATGGGGTGTGGAATTAGGTAAGCAATTGGCTAAGCAAATTCTGCCAGAACTTAGAAGTGAAGATGAAGTTACTACGCATGATAGTTCAACAAATGGGTTGATAAACGCTTATAAAGTATTTAGAAATAATTTACGATGA
- a CDS encoding LptF/LptG family permease, which produces MKRIDKLIISSFLGPFILTFVVVVFILLTQHMLKYFDDIVGKDLGWDVLAQLLFYFAVFMTPIAIPLAVLLSSLMTFGNLGEHFELTAIKSAGISLLRALFPIFIFVLGLSVVAFYSNNYFVPKAALEAYSLLYDIKQKKPALDLKQGAFYNGIPDFSIKVEKKSDDGKTIEDIIMYDHRNSVGNKKVILADSGLMYTINNDRYLKLELFRGNFYFEDYKETAKSRSDETMARSSFERSEYVLDLSSFGLDRTDKSLFEGNRIMRNMSQLTNDVDSVQRGIYETKLKVFEEPKFTFFYHLRNDTIPLTDDLKAAQEKLNAYKRELEVQDSLAKASRELVKQDSIKTKNNKVEEESKEKTPDVVQKQNKEKQVEPNTVAKVKEGKPTASKESSKTSSETENNKKLLTRESAKVVTPEKQELNVEGANLKELRRKKKALAPVTKDTTTIKPAPKPKKKERSKSNTIVKRNEQNKNKRQRRVPPVPVQTVTPQVKKDINDTLNHEEIVKYVETELSEPSMRTVQTTLNNVRQARAKIQAHNTTLERQVYDQNVFAIQYHKILANSVACIIMFLIGAPLGAIIKRGGLGMPVLLSIIFFIIFYVISMTGEKYAKQDLVDPFVAIWSANFILLPVGLLFLRQARNDARLFEADFYNVVFDKFKQWFSKNKDKKEITSK; this is translated from the coding sequence ATGAAGCGCATAGATAAGTTAATCATATCGTCATTTTTAGGTCCGTTTATCCTGACTTTTGTTGTGGTAGTGTTTATTCTGCTCACCCAACACATGCTCAAATACTTCGATGACATTGTTGGCAAAGACTTGGGTTGGGATGTTTTGGCTCAGCTACTGTTCTATTTTGCGGTGTTTATGACACCAATAGCAATTCCCCTTGCTGTTTTATTATCATCATTAATGACATTTGGTAATCTAGGGGAACACTTCGAACTAACAGCCATCAAAAGTGCCGGTATTTCATTACTTAGGGCACTTTTCCCCATTTTTATTTTTGTATTGGGTCTATCTGTAGTTGCATTTTATTCTAATAACTACTTCGTTCCAAAGGCTGCACTTGAGGCCTACAGCTTGTTATACGACATCAAGCAAAAGAAACCAGCCTTAGATTTAAAGCAGGGAGCATTTTATAATGGTATCCCTGATTTTAGTATTAAAGTAGAGAAGAAGAGTGATGATGGAAAGACCATTGAGGATATCATCATGTATGATCATCGAAACTCGGTCGGCAACAAGAAAGTAATTCTGGCAGACTCAGGATTAATGTACACCATTAACAATGATCGTTACCTGAAATTGGAGCTTTTCAGAGGGAATTTTTATTTCGAAGATTACAAAGAAACGGCTAAATCAAGGTCTGATGAAACAATGGCAAGAAGTAGCTTTGAACGTAGTGAGTATGTATTAGATCTATCATCTTTTGGTCTCGATAGAACAGATAAAAGCCTGTTTGAGGGTAACCGTATAATGCGCAATATGAGTCAACTCACTAATGATGTAGATTCTGTTCAACGCGGCATTTATGAAACAAAACTAAAAGTATTTGAAGAACCTAAATTCACTTTCTTTTATCACTTAAGGAACGACACAATTCCGCTTACTGATGACCTGAAGGCTGCTCAGGAAAAGTTAAATGCATATAAAAGAGAGTTAGAGGTACAAGATTCTCTTGCCAAAGCCAGCCGTGAACTGGTAAAGCAAGACTCCATAAAAACTAAGAACAACAAAGTAGAAGAGGAGAGTAAAGAAAAGACACCTGATGTGGTTCAGAAGCAGAATAAAGAAAAACAGGTTGAACCTAATACTGTGGCTAAAGTGAAGGAGGGTAAACCAACAGCCTCTAAAGAGAGTAGTAAGACGTCTTCTGAAACGGAAAACAATAAAAAATTGCTCACAAGAGAAAGTGCGAAAGTAGTTACACCTGAAAAGCAAGAGTTGAATGTTGAAGGTGCAAATTTAAAAGAGCTTAGAAGAAAGAAAAAAGCTTTAGCACCAGTAACTAAAGATACAACCACTATTAAACCTGCACCTAAACCCAAAAAGAAAGAAAGATCAAAAAGTAATACAATTGTTAAGCGCAACGAGCAAAATAAAAATAAGAGGCAGAGAAGAGTGCCTCCTGTGCCAGTCCAAACAGTTACTCCACAAGTTAAAAAGGATATCAATGATACCCTTAACCACGAGGAAATAGTTAAGTATGTAGAAACTGAATTGAGCGAACCTTCCATGCGTACCGTTCAAACAACATTGAATAATGTGCGACAGGCAAGGGCCAAGATACAAGCACATAATACAACATTAGAAAGGCAGGTATACGATCAAAACGTTTTTGCGATACAGTATCATAAGATATTAGCCAATTCTGTAGCGTGTATCATCATGTTTTTAATCGGTGCTCCGTTAGGTGCAATTATTAAAAGAGGTGGATTGGGTATGCCTGTTTTATTGTCGATTATCTTTTTTATTATTTTTTATGTGATTTCAATGACTGGTGAAAAGTATGCTAAACAGGATTTAGTTGATCCATTCGTGGCAATCTGGTCTGCAAACTTTATTCTTTTACCTGTTGGGTTATTGTTTTTACGTCAGGCCCGAAACGATGCCCGATTGTTTGAAGCAGACTTCTACAATGTTGTTTTCGATAAATTCAAACAATGGTTCAGTAAGAACAAAGACAAAAAAGAAATTACATCTAAATAA